In a genomic window of Mucilaginibacter sp. KACC 22063:
- a CDS encoding GIY-YIG nuclease family protein, whose protein sequence is MSNKHRTSFYIGVTSDLRSRIWQHLNSNEDSAHVRKYKLFDLVYFECFDRITDAIDREKQLKRWHHDWKVNLIKSTNQEMRDLKSDIDI, encoded by the coding sequence ATGTCCAATAAACATCGCACATCGTTTTATATTGGTGTAACCAGCGATCTGCGTTCGCGGATTTGGCAGCATTTAAATAGCAATGAAGACTCGGCTCATGTAAGAAAATATAAACTATTTGACCTGGTATATTTCGAATGCTTTGACCGGATTACAGATGCCATTGACAGAGAGAAGCAGCTTAAACGCTGGCACCATGATTGGAAAGTTAATCTGATTAAGTCTACAAACCAAGAGATGCGTGATTTAAAGTCAGATATCGATATTTAG
- a CDS encoding PPC domain-containing DNA-binding protein, with protein sequence MKLKPYFTQAFITLTLLFASATLFAQEYLPATNAAKTGRSPGVKVKLLNEQGRAKTYVLVFAKGDEVLSGLTEFAQKYNVRSASFTAIGDATSCKFGWFDKVKKMFKVISLNEQAEITSMIGDMSVINGKPSVHAHINVADQNGNVHGGHLIEAFIYPTLEVMVTVYPATLQKQYNAESNINLLHPEL encoded by the coding sequence ATGAAACTGAAGCCATACTTTACTCAAGCATTTATAACATTAACACTTTTATTTGCATCAGCTACGCTATTTGCGCAGGAATATCTACCCGCAACCAATGCGGCTAAAACCGGTCGTTCGCCTGGTGTTAAAGTGAAGTTATTGAATGAGCAGGGCAGAGCTAAAACTTACGTGCTGGTGTTTGCCAAAGGCGATGAGGTATTATCAGGCCTTACAGAATTTGCGCAAAAATATAATGTAAGAAGCGCGTCTTTTACAGCCATTGGCGATGCTACGTCGTGCAAATTTGGCTGGTTCGATAAAGTGAAAAAGATGTTCAAGGTGATCTCTTTAAATGAACAGGCAGAGATCACATCTATGATAGGCGATATGTCAGTGATCAATGGCAAGCCATCTGTACATGCGCATATTAACGTGGCCGATCAAAATGGTAACGTACATGGCGGACATTTGATCGAAGCTTTTATTTATCCAACACTCGAGGTAATGGTAACTGTTTACCCTGCTACATTACAAAAGCAATACAACGCCGAATCAAATATCAACCTGCTGCATCCGGAGCTATGA
- a CDS encoding SemiSWEET family sugar transporter — protein MEFLDILGLVAGFCTSSSIIPQIVKTVKTKQAQDVSIFMFIVMFTGNTLWVYYGVQKSDIAIIATNILAMALNITMFVLKYIYKEKSSAKL, from the coding sequence ATGGAATTTTTAGACATTTTAGGTTTAGTAGCGGGCTTCTGTACATCGTCTTCCATTATACCGCAGATAGTTAAAACTGTTAAAACCAAACAGGCACAGGATGTTTCCATTTTCATGTTTATTGTAATGTTTACCGGTAATACGCTTTGGGTATATTATGGTGTCCAAAAATCAGATATAGCTATTATTGCGACTAACATATTGGCTATGGCCTTAAACATTACCATGTTTGTGTTGAAGTATATTTATAAAGAGAAAAGTAGTGCCAAGCTATAG
- the dctA gene encoding C4-dicarboxylate transporter DctA, with product MKRLLSNLTFQVVIAIVLGVVVGIYFKSFAPAAQTISKVFISMITMLIAPIIFFVIVQGIAGMNDMKKVGRVGGKAILYFEIVTTFALVLGVVLANVLKPGEGMVVAAVNKAADAKLATYKAQAADMHWGDFFAHIVPENVIGAFAKGDILQILFFAILFGYGLSKMGDSGKPVIEGIERLSKVFFNIMNIVMKVAPIGAFGGMAFTVGTYGISTLLPMLKLLGAVYLAMLLFIFVVLNIICLIYKISLWQYLKYIRQEILIVFGTSSSEPVLPAMMEKMEKFGCAKSVVGLVIPAGYSFNLDGTTIYLSMSVIFLAQVFHIPLSLGQQLTIIGILMVTSKGAAGVTGSGFIVLTSTLTAIKVIPVESVAILLGVDRFMSLARALTNVIGNGLASVVIAKSEKEFDEAKYQNVIGAGE from the coding sequence ATGAAACGCTTATTATCAAATCTTACCTTTCAGGTTGTCATTGCCATTGTGCTGGGCGTGGTGGTAGGTATCTACTTTAAATCTTTTGCACCTGCAGCGCAAACCATAAGTAAGGTATTTATCAGCATGATTACCATGCTGATCGCGCCCATCATATTTTTTGTAATAGTGCAGGGCATTGCCGGCATGAACGATATGAAAAAGGTGGGCAGGGTAGGCGGTAAAGCGATCTTATATTTCGAGATTGTTACCACGTTTGCGCTTGTACTGGGCGTAGTGCTGGCCAATGTGCTTAAACCCGGCGAAGGCATGGTGGTGGCTGCTGTTAATAAAGCTGCCGATGCCAAATTGGCGACTTACAAGGCGCAGGCTGCTGATATGCACTGGGGCGATTTCTTTGCACATATCGTTCCCGAGAATGTTATTGGGGCATTTGCCAAAGGCGATATTTTGCAGATTTTGTTCTTTGCCATTTTGTTCGGTTATGGTTTAAGCAAAATGGGGGATAGCGGAAAACCTGTAATAGAAGGTATTGAGCGGTTGTCGAAAGTGTTTTTTAACATCATGAACATTGTGATGAAGGTGGCGCCCATAGGGGCTTTCGGTGGGATGGCTTTTACGGTAGGCACTTATGGTATATCAACCTTGCTACCTATGCTTAAACTGCTTGGCGCTGTTTATCTGGCAATGCTGCTATTTATATTCGTTGTGTTGAATATCATCTGCCTTATCTATAAGATCAGTTTATGGCAGTATTTAAAATATATCCGTCAGGAAATACTGATCGTATTCGGTACCTCATCATCAGAGCCGGTATTACCCGCCATGATGGAGAAGATGGAAAAGTTCGGCTGTGCCAAGTCGGTTGTGGGCTTGGTGATTCCAGCCGGATATTCCTTCAACCTGGATGGTACCACTATCTATCTTTCCATGTCGGTTATATTTTTGGCGCAGGTATTTCATATCCCACTTTCATTAGGGCAGCAGTTAACCATCATCGGCATATTAATGGTTACTTCCAAAGGAGCGGCAGGGGTAACAGGCAGCGGTTTTATTGTATTGACATCTACATTAACGGCTATAAAAGTAATTCCTGTTGAAAGTGTGGCTATCTTGTTGGGAGTAGACAGGTTTATGTCGCTGGCACGGGCATTAACCAACGTGATTGGCAACGGACTGGCAAGCGTTGTAATAGCTAAAAGCGAAAAGGAATTTGATGAAGCGAAGTATCAAAATGTGATAGGTGCGGGGGAATGA
- a CDS encoding TonB-dependent receptor domain-containing protein produces the protein MRRIVLLFAIFCSVISAKAQVGLGGGSSVTGRISGTVTDSLSGKPLDYATVSLFRSGGKVPLNGVLTDGKGNFKLDNIKPGNYKLAITYIGYPTKTIDPVTTTPSKPDKNVGTVLVSPSAKALKEVVVTGQAPVIETKIDKIVYNAEKDITTTGGNATDVLRKVPLVSVDLDGNVSLRGDQNVRVLINGKPSGALSTSLADVLRTIPADQIKNIEVITSPSAKYDAEGSGGIINIITKTRDVSGLNGSVSGGVGTRQNNGNVNLNYKHNRLSLSANVGSNYSWPQTSLVDFNSTAGSLVRTQESQSKTKRYGTIGSVNGNYDFNEFNSINTTFRLNGGGMRNDGTSINTNSSFATSPTYNSTNYSKGTFSGFDWNAGYTHKFKKKDEELDFAGQWSHSSVTSDYNTMYSNVAAAYLNQTPNQMGSNDGKNDEYTIQADYALPIGKSIKLEAGGKSIFRRLNSNSEVFRQPGNAGPFLLNDTASYLYDYNQDVYAGYTVLSFTLPKNYSLQVGARVENTQIDGDPNNATQPSLKPFSNSYTTFIPSFILSKQITATQTLKLTYNKRIQRPSLQFLNPFINKANPDNQSEGNPNLSPEITQSIELGYTTFIKSSVINFSVYYKHTTDLIEGIATNIFDPDLGRNITRTDYQNIGTNNSVGASFFGSVNPIKILTIRGSINGYTYNPTAGLQSIQQTSNGTFFQYNAFMSASLALQHGLSIEGFGVFNSPRRTIQGKNPSFNLFGFGVKKEVLPKKLTLGLNALSPFQKYLHLNSDIAGNGFTQSQKISYPLRSFGISVIYNFGKITYGQQQKKTINNDDLMQGDQNGGGMGSGAPAGGGRN, from the coding sequence ATGAGACGTATAGTTTTACTTTTTGCAATATTCTGTTCTGTTATATCTGCCAAAGCACAAGTTGGTTTGGGCGGCGGATCGTCTGTTACAGGCCGTATCTCGGGTACTGTTACCGACTCCCTCTCAGGCAAACCACTTGACTATGCTACCGTAAGCTTATTCCGCAGCGGCGGTAAAGTTCCGCTTAACGGTGTGCTTACCGATGGCAAGGGTAACTTTAAACTGGATAACATTAAACCCGGTAATTATAAGTTAGCCATTACTTATATTGGCTATCCTACTAAAACGATTGACCCGGTAACTACTACCCCATCAAAACCGGATAAAAACGTAGGTACTGTGTTGGTATCGCCAAGTGCAAAAGCCCTTAAAGAGGTGGTAGTAACAGGCCAGGCGCCAGTTATTGAAACCAAGATTGACAAGATCGTTTACAATGCCGAAAAAGACATTACTACAACCGGCGGTAACGCAACCGACGTGCTGCGTAAAGTACCGTTGGTATCTGTCGATTTAGATGGCAACGTATCTTTACGTGGTGATCAAAACGTGCGCGTATTAATCAATGGTAAACCATCGGGTGCATTATCCACCAGCCTTGCCGATGTATTGCGTACTATCCCTGCCGATCAGATCAAAAACATCGAGGTGATCACTTCGCCATCAGCAAAATATGATGCTGAAGGCTCAGGCGGTATCATCAACATCATCACCAAAACTCGTGATGTATCAGGTCTTAACGGTTCTGTAAGCGGTGGTGTAGGTACACGCCAAAACAACGGTAACGTCAACTTAAACTATAAACATAACCGTTTAAGCTTATCAGCCAACGTTGGTAGCAACTATTCTTGGCCGCAAACTTCACTGGTTGATTTCAACAGCACAGCAGGTTCGCTGGTACGTACACAAGAGTCACAGTCAAAAACTAAACGCTACGGTACTATCGGTTCTGTAAATGGTAATTATGACTTTAACGAGTTTAACAGCATCAACACTACTTTCCGTTTAAATGGCGGTGGTATGCGTAATGATGGTACTTCGATCAACACCAACAGCAGCTTTGCTACCAGCCCTACTTATAACAGCACCAACTACAGCAAAGGTACCTTCTCTGGTTTCGACTGGAATGCGGGTTATACCCATAAGTTCAAAAAGAAAGATGAGGAACTTGACTTTGCAGGGCAATGGAGCCATAGCTCAGTAACCAGCGATTACAATACCATGTATAGCAATGTTGCAGCGGCTTATCTTAACCAAACCCCTAATCAAATGGGCAGCAACGATGGTAAAAACGATGAGTATACCATCCAGGCTGACTATGCCCTACCAATTGGTAAAAGCATTAAACTGGAAGCAGGCGGCAAAAGCATTTTCCGCAGGCTGAACAGTAATTCAGAAGTTTTCAGGCAGCCGGGAAATGCAGGCCCATTCTTATTGAATGATACAGCATCATACCTGTATGATTACAACCAGGACGTTTACGCAGGCTATACTGTATTAAGCTTCACCTTACCTAAAAACTATTCGTTACAGGTAGGTGCACGTGTGGAGAACACCCAGATTGACGGCGATCCTAACAACGCTACTCAGCCAAGCTTAAAACCGTTCAGCAACTCATACACTACATTTATTCCAAGCTTTATCTTGTCAAAACAGATTACCGCTACACAAACTTTAAAGCTTACTTATAACAAACGTATTCAGCGCCCAAGCCTTCAGTTCTTAAATCCGTTTATTAACAAGGCCAACCCTGATAACCAGTCGGAAGGTAACCCTAACCTATCGCCTGAGATTACACAGAGCATCGAGTTAGGCTATACTACCTTCATCAAAAGTTCGGTAATTAACTTTTCGGTTTATTACAAACACACCACCGACCTTATTGAGGGTATAGCTACCAACATTTTCGACCCGGATCTGGGCCGTAACATTACCCGTACCGATTATCAGAACATTGGTACCAACAACTCTGTAGGCGCAAGTTTCTTCGGTTCGGTTAACCCGATCAAGATCCTTACCATCCGCGGTAGTATCAACGGCTATACCTACAACCCTACTGCAGGTTTGCAATCTATACAGCAAACAAGCAACGGTACATTCTTCCAGTACAATGCCTTCATGAGCGCATCACTGGCATTACAGCATGGCTTATCTATTGAAGGCTTTGGTGTATTCAACTCGCCACGCCGTACCATTCAGGGTAAGAATCCATCATTCAACCTGTTTGGCTTTGGTGTGAAGAAAGAAGTATTACCTAAGAAACTTACTTTGGGCTTAAACGCACTTTCTCCGTTCCAGAAATACCTGCACTTAAATTCAGATATCGCGGGTAACGGCTTCACCCAATCTCAGAAAATATCATATCCTCTGCGTTCATTCGGTATATCAGTTATCTATAACTTTGGTAAGATCACTTATGGCCAGCAGCAAAAGAAAACCATCAATAATGACGACTTAATGCAAGGCGATCAGAATGGTGGCGGCATGGGCAGCGGTGCCCCAGCCGGTGGTGGCAGAAACTAA
- a CDS encoding sugar phosphate isomerase/epimerase family protein, which produces MLNRRNFIKGAGMAALGSMALPKMASAFLAPQHTLGVQLFTFFGIIDKDVPGTLKKISAIGYREIESAYSLKPGYYGETPKGFAALCKSEGLSWRSHHVLGAPFKMPEGKSLNGPDGKPLTFPPVKNLRENAQQIVDEAAEGGIPYLVCATTPVATIDEIKASIEVLHKAGELCKKAGLQLCYHNHDMEFVMKDGQLPYQMLLDGVPADLLKMELDLAWVTKAGVDPVEMFKKHPGRFPLLHIKDISADFKTLQPAGTGVVDFKRIFANASIGGARHFFIEHDMPKDAFESIQTSYTNLRKMGI; this is translated from the coding sequence ATGCTAAACAGAAGAAACTTTATCAAAGGGGCTGGTATGGCTGCACTTGGCAGCATGGCTTTGCCCAAAATGGCCTCTGCATTTCTTGCGCCCCAGCACACGCTTGGCGTACAATTGTTCACCTTTTTTGGTATTATAGACAAAGATGTGCCCGGCACACTTAAGAAGATCAGTGCTATTGGTTACCGCGAAATTGAATCGGCATACAGCCTAAAACCCGGTTACTACGGCGAAACACCGAAAGGATTTGCAGCGCTTTGCAAAAGTGAAGGACTAAGCTGGAGATCGCACCATGTACTTGGCGCACCTTTTAAAATGCCCGAAGGCAAATCCCTTAACGGCCCTGATGGTAAACCTCTAACATTTCCGCCGGTAAAAAACCTGCGCGAAAACGCACAGCAAATTGTTGACGAAGCTGCTGAAGGCGGCATACCTTACCTGGTTTGTGCCACTACACCTGTTGCTACTATCGACGAGATAAAGGCATCGATAGAAGTACTGCATAAAGCCGGCGAGCTTTGCAAAAAAGCAGGCCTGCAACTTTGCTACCATAACCACGATATGGAGTTTGTAATGAAGGATGGCCAGTTACCCTATCAAATGCTGCTGGACGGCGTACCTGCCGACCTGCTCAAAATGGAGCTTGACCTGGCTTGGGTAACCAAAGCCGGTGTTGACCCGGTTGAAATGTTTAAGAAACATCCCGGCCGTTTCCCTCTGCTGCATATTAAAGATATCAGCGCCGACTTTAAAACCCTGCAGCCAGCCGGTACAGGCGTTGTAGATTTCAAACGCATTTTTGCCAACGCCAGCATTGGCGGCGCCAGGCATTTCTTTATTGAGCATGACATGCCAAAAGATGCCTTTGAAAGCATCCAGACAAGCTATACCAATCTCCGAAAAATGGGAATATAA
- the lpxK gene encoding tetraacyldisaccharide 4'-kinase, with amino-acid sequence MKYLRWLLLPFSLLYGLVVLIRNWCYDVGWFKSTSFNLPVISVGNLAVGGAGKSPMTEYLIRLLKQDYKVATLSRGYGRETKGFLVADATTTAQQVGDEPAQFKQKFPDITVAVCEDRVAGIEKLKADHNLILMDDAYQHRAVKPGLSILLFDYNKLNKIDFLLPAGNMREPISGKMRADIMVVSKCPDNLSTDEQENIAAKLNPYPYQHLLFTSINYLPLEVFGQSATVNSDTRIYLLTGLAGTQPLEKYLKSISKDIIHHKYPDHHQYTLKNITKLAEAFSADTTKNKAIVTTEKDAERLKQPALFSILQTLPVLVLPISVKFINGGSNFDQLITSYVREYTTHSSVH; translated from the coding sequence ATGAAATACTTGCGCTGGCTGCTTTTACCCTTCTCGCTTTTATACGGCTTGGTTGTGCTGATACGCAACTGGTGTTATGATGTGGGCTGGTTTAAAAGCACCTCGTTCAACTTACCCGTAATTTCGGTTGGTAACCTGGCAGTTGGTGGTGCAGGTAAATCACCCATGACGGAGTACCTGATCCGCCTGTTAAAACAGGATTATAAAGTGGCAACATTAAGCCGGGGATATGGCCGCGAAACCAAAGGCTTTTTAGTAGCAGATGCTACTACCACAGCACAGCAAGTTGGCGATGAACCTGCCCAGTTTAAACAGAAGTTTCCAGACATTACCGTGGCGGTATGTGAAGACAGGGTTGCAGGTATTGAAAAATTGAAAGCCGACCATAACCTGATATTGATGGATGATGCTTATCAGCATCGGGCGGTAAAACCGGGACTAAGCATTTTGCTGTTTGACTACAACAAGCTGAACAAAATAGATTTCCTATTGCCTGCGGGTAACATGCGCGAACCTATAAGCGGAAAGATGCGTGCCGATATCATGGTGGTAAGTAAATGCCCTGATAACTTATCAACTGATGAGCAGGAAAACATAGCTGCAAAATTAAACCCATACCCCTATCAGCACCTGCTTTTCACATCAATTAATTACCTGCCATTGGAGGTTTTTGGCCAGAGCGCAACGGTTAACAGCGACACACGCATATACTTGCTTACAGGTTTAGCGGGCACACAACCGCTGGAGAAATATCTTAAAAGCATCAGTAAGGATATCATACATCATAAATATCCTGACCATCATCAATACACCTTAAAAAATATTACTAAACTTGCTGAGGCTTTTTCTGCCGATACAACAAAAAATAAAGCGATTGTTACAACAGAAAAAGATGCCGAACGTTTAAAACAACCTGCATTGTTTAGCATTTTACAAACTTTGCCGGTGCTGGTACTACCTATCAGCGTTAAATTTATCAACGGCGGCAGCAATTTTGATCAATTGATTACATCTTATGTTAGAGAATATACAACGCACAGCAGCGTACATTAA
- a CDS encoding leucine--tRNA ligase, with the protein MDYQFKDIEKKWQQFWAENQTFKADNNSPKPKYYVLDMFPYPSGAGLHVGHPLGYIASDIFARYKRLRGFNVLHPMGYDSFGLPAEQYAIQTGQHPAITTEDNIATYRRQLDQIGFSFDWSREVRTSSPDYYKWTQWIFMQLFNSWYNKAEEKAESVETLVKHFENHGSKGINAVCDEDILTFTADEWKALSNAEQQTELLKYRLTYLRESTVNWCPALGTVLANDEVKDGFSERGGYPVEQKKMMQWSMRITAYAERLLQGLDTIDWPEPLKEMQRNWIGKSVGASVRFPLAEAGGQTSGNSQQSTENYIEVFTTRVDTIFGVTFVVIAPEHELVEQLTTPEQKEAVEAYIAQTKKKSELDRMADTKTVSGVFTGSYVLNPLNNERIPLWIADYVLAGYGTGAVMAVPSGDQRDYLFAKHFNLPIVPIIDIQNIEKEADPTKEGKYINSDFINGLSYKEATAAVIAKLEQLGAGKARVNFRMRDAIFGRQRYWGEPVPVYFKDELPYLIGENELPLLLPEVDKYLPTESGEPPLGRAADWHYTLSTGEGRDEALPYELSTMPGWAGSSWYWYRYMDPKNENEFASKRAIDYWKDVDLYIGGSEHATGHLLYSRFWNKFLKDMNLVVEEEPFKKLINQGMIQGRSNFVYRLQKNLFFIQSDKTPSDQQIFLSKGLLNKYLQKENKQELYELLKKIDNDFPTLEEAEKVQIPEFGYFNGLHVDVNIVDNDILDIQKFRKWRPEFENAILILEDGTISSPSGGGREGAYICGVEVEKMSKSKFNVVNPDDIIERYGADTLRMYEMFLGPLEQSKPWNTNGIEGVFKFLRKFWRLFHNDAWELNVSNEAPTKAELKALHKIIRKVEEDVERFSFNTSVSSFMIAVNELTDLKCNKRAILQEMVIILSPYAPHICEELWTLLGNPAGALSYAAYPKFNPEYLVEDDFAYPISINGKTKMNLNIPLSFEPKDVEAFVLANADVQKYLDGKAPKKVIVVKGRIVNLVI; encoded by the coding sequence ATGGATTATCAGTTTAAAGATATCGAAAAGAAGTGGCAGCAATTCTGGGCCGAAAACCAAACATTTAAAGCCGACAATAACTCGCCGAAACCTAAGTACTACGTGCTCGACATGTTTCCTTACCCATCAGGCGCGGGCTTACACGTTGGCCACCCGCTGGGTTATATCGCTTCTGATATTTTTGCACGTTACAAAAGGCTGCGTGGCTTTAACGTGTTGCATCCTATGGGGTATGATTCGTTTGGCTTACCTGCCGAGCAATATGCTATACAAACCGGGCAGCACCCTGCTATTACCACTGAAGATAACATTGCCACCTATCGCCGCCAGTTAGACCAGATCGGTTTCTCGTTCGACTGGAGCCGCGAGGTGCGCACCAGTTCGCCCGACTATTACAAGTGGACGCAGTGGATCTTTATGCAGCTGTTTAACTCGTGGTATAATAAAGCCGAAGAAAAGGCGGAGTCGGTTGAAACGCTGGTGAAGCACTTTGAAAACCATGGATCAAAAGGCATCAACGCCGTTTGCGACGAAGACATACTTACCTTTACTGCCGACGAGTGGAAGGCTTTATCTAATGCCGAGCAGCAAACCGAACTGTTAAAATACCGCCTTACCTACTTACGCGAAAGCACCGTTAACTGGTGCCCTGCCTTGGGTACCGTTTTAGCGAACGACGAAGTAAAAGATGGCTTCTCTGAACGCGGCGGCTACCCTGTTGAACAGAAAAAAATGATGCAATGGAGCATGCGCATCACCGCCTATGCCGAGCGCCTGTTACAAGGCCTTGACACCATTGATTGGCCAGAGCCGCTGAAAGAAATGCAGCGCAACTGGATAGGCAAAAGTGTGGGAGCAAGTGTTAGGTTCCCGTTAGCTGAGGCAGGAGGTCAGACCTCTGGCAACTCGCAACAGTCAACTGAAAACTATATAGAGGTTTTCACCACCCGTGTTGATACCATTTTCGGGGTAACCTTTGTTGTAATTGCACCAGAACATGAACTGGTTGAGCAGTTAACCACACCTGAGCAGAAAGAAGCGGTTGAGGCTTACATTGCACAAACCAAAAAGAAATCGGAGCTTGACCGTATGGCCGATACCAAAACAGTATCGGGCGTATTTACGGGCAGCTATGTATTAAACCCGCTGAATAATGAGCGTATCCCGCTGTGGATTGCCGACTATGTTTTGGCAGGCTATGGTACAGGCGCGGTAATGGCCGTACCATCGGGCGACCAGCGCGATTACCTTTTTGCCAAGCATTTCAATTTGCCGATCGTTCCGATCATTGATATTCAGAACATTGAAAAAGAGGCCGACCCAACCAAGGAAGGCAAATACATTAATTCTGACTTTATTAACGGCCTAAGCTATAAAGAAGCTACAGCAGCCGTTATTGCAAAACTTGAGCAACTGGGCGCTGGCAAGGCACGGGTAAATTTCCGCATGCGCGATGCCATTTTTGGCCGCCAGCGTTACTGGGGCGAACCTGTTCCGGTTTACTTTAAAGATGAGTTACCATACCTCATCGGCGAAAACGAACTACCCTTACTGCTACCCGAAGTTGATAAATACTTACCAACCGAAAGCGGCGAACCACCACTTGGCAGAGCAGCGGATTGGCATTATACCCTCTCTACTGGAGAGGGCCGGGATGAGGCTCTACCTTACGAACTAAGCACTATGCCGGGTTGGGCTGGCAGCAGCTGGTACTGGTACCGTTATATGGACCCAAAAAACGAGAATGAGTTTGCATCGAAACGGGCTATTGATTACTGGAAAGATGTAGACTTATACATTGGCGGTTCTGAACATGCCACAGGCCACTTGCTGTATAGCCGTTTCTGGAACAAGTTTTTGAAGGACATGAACCTGGTGGTTGAAGAAGAGCCGTTTAAAAAGCTGATTAACCAGGGCATGATTCAGGGCAGATCAAACTTTGTTTATCGTTTGCAGAAAAATTTATTTTTTATTCAATCTGATAAAACCCCAAGCGACCAACAAATTTTTCTTTCTAAAGGACTTTTGAATAAATATCTTCAGAAGGAAAATAAACAAGAATTGTACGAGTTATTAAAGAAAATAGACAATGATTTTCCCACTTTGGAAGAAGCCGAAAAAGTACAAATTCCCGAGTTCGGATATTTTAATGGTCTTCACGTCGACGTAAACATCGTCGATAATGATATTCTTGATATTCAAAAATTCAGAAAATGGAGACCGGAGTTTGAGAATGCTATTCTAATTCTAGAAGACGGTACTATCTCCTCCCCTTCTGGGGGAGGCCGGGAGGGGGCTTATATCTGCGGTGTCGAAGTTGAGAAAATGTCTAAATCCAAGTTTAACGTTGTTAACCCGGACGACATTATAGAACGTTATGGCGCCGATACGCTGCGAATGTATGAGATGTTTTTGGGTCCGCTTGAGCAAAGCAAGCCTTGGAATACCAACGGCATTGAGGGTGTGTTCAAATTCCTGCGTAAGTTTTGGCGTTTATTCCATAATGATGCATGGGAACTTAACGTAAGTAACGAGGCGCCAACTAAAGCCGAACTTAAAGCACTACATAAGATCATCCGTAAGGTAGAAGAAGATGTTGAGCGTTTTTCATTCAACACTTCAGTTTCCAGCTTTATGATTGCCGTTAACGAGCTTACCGACCTTAAATGTAATAAGCGCGCTATTTTGCAAGAAATGGTGATTATCCTTTCGCCTTATGCACCGCATATTTGCGAAGAACTTTGGACATTATTGGGTAACCCTGCAGGTGCATTATCATACGCGGCTTACCCTAAATTTAATCCTGAGTATTTGGTCGAAGACGATTTTGCTTACCCGATCTCTATCAACGGTAAAACTAAAATGAACCTTAACATCCCGCTTTCATTTGAACCGAAAGACGTTGAGGCCTTTGTTTTAGCCAATGCCGACGTTCAAAAATACCTTGATGGCAAAGCCCCTAAAAAGGTTATTGTGGTTAAAGGCCGGATTGTCAACCTGGTGATATAA
- the sucD gene encoding succinate--CoA ligase subunit alpha gives MSVLVNKDSKVIVQGFTGNEGTYHASQMIEYGTQVVGGVTPGKGGQQHLDRPVFNTVKDAVDQTGADVSIIFVPPAFAADAIMEAAEAGIKVIVCITEGIPTKDMIQVKEYLKDKDARLIGPNCPGIITADEAKIGIMPGFIFKKGNIGVVSKSGTLTYEAVDQVVKAGMGITTAIGIGGDPIIGTPTKEAVELLMNDPETHGIIMIGEIGGGMEAEAARWIKEHGTKPVVGFIAGQTAPPGRRMGHAGAIVGGADDTAAAKMKIMEECGIRVVQSPAEIGAAMAEEMAKL, from the coding sequence ATGAGTGTTCTCGTAAATAAAGATTCAAAAGTAATTGTTCAGGGTTTTACCGGTAACGAAGGTACTTACCATGCCTCTCAGATGATCGAGTACGGAACCCAGGTTGTTGGTGGTGTTACACCGGGTAAAGGCGGTCAGCAACATCTTGACAGGCCTGTATTCAACACCGTTAAAGATGCGGTTGATCAAACCGGCGCTGATGTATCTATCATTTTTGTTCCGCCGGCTTTTGCTGCTGATGCAATTATGGAAGCTGCCGAAGCAGGTATTAAAGTTATTGTTTGTATCACTGAAGGTATTCCAACCAAGGATATGATCCAGGTGAAAGAATACCTGAAAGACAAAGATGCCCGTTTAATTGGCCCTAACTGCCCTGGTATTATTACTGCTGATGAGGCTAAAATTGGTATCATGCCTGGTTTTATCTTCAAAAAAGGTAACATCGGTGTGGTTTCTAAATCAGGTACACTTACTTACGAGGCAGTTGACCAGGTGGTTAAAGCTGGTATGGGTATCACTACGGCTATCGGTATCGGTGGCGACCCAATCATTGGTACACCAACCAAAGAAGCTGTTGAATTATTAATGAACGATCCGGAAACTCATGGTATCATCATGATCGGCGAAATTGGCGGTGGCATGGAAGCTGAAGCCGCACGCTGGATCAAAGAACATGGTACTAAACCTGTGGTAGGTTTCATCGCTGGTCAAACTGCGCCTCCGGGCCGTCGTATGGGCCATGCGGGTGCCATTGTTGGTGGTGCTGATGATACTGCTGCTGCTAAAATGAAAATCATGGAAGAGTGCGGTATCCGCGTAGTACAGTCGCCGGCTGAAATTGGCGCTGCTATGGCTGAAGAAATGGCGAAATTGTAA